A stretch of Gymnodinialimonas phycosphaerae DNA encodes these proteins:
- a CDS encoding LysR family transcriptional regulator yields MSIRFRQLQAFHATYETGTVTGAAALLGISQPGISNLLAQLERETRFKLFERVKGRLIPTPEAGVLFQEVDTVVRGLDHVGQAVTDLQNKQGGQLQVASQHAMSFGFMPKLIAQFARARPDMSISFQSQYSSKVQEWVMSGLFEIGVCETPQLYDALDTYPFRVEMELTLHPDNPLTRYDILTPALCGSEPFIVMGPDHMTHRRTREAFESAGVPWNTRVHTHLFKNMLSFVQEGMGVAILDPFMLAHDESGSFVTRPFAPAIHMDMMVITSATRPLSALARDFLALLLDEIGRVIPSSDAPGRLLPPAAAR; encoded by the coding sequence ATGTCGATCCGCTTTCGCCAATTGCAAGCCTTCCACGCCACCTATGAAACCGGCACCGTCACCGGGGCGGCGGCGCTTTTGGGCATCTCGCAGCCCGGCATTTCAAACCTTTTGGCCCAGCTGGAAAGAGAGACCCGGTTCAAGCTTTTCGAGCGTGTCAAAGGCCGCCTGATCCCCACGCCCGAGGCGGGCGTTCTGTTTCAAGAGGTCGATACCGTCGTGCGCGGCCTCGATCATGTGGGCCAGGCCGTCACCGATTTGCAGAACAAACAGGGCGGACAGCTACAGGTCGCCTCGCAACATGCGATGTCGTTCGGGTTCATGCCGAAACTCATCGCGCAATTCGCGCGGGCCCGGCCCGATATGTCGATCTCGTTCCAGTCGCAGTATTCGTCGAAGGTGCAGGAATGGGTGATGTCGGGGCTGTTCGAGATCGGCGTTTGCGAGACGCCGCAGCTTTACGACGCCCTCGATACCTACCCCTTCCGGGTCGAGATGGAACTGACCCTACATCCGGACAATCCCTTGACACGCTATGACATTCTGACCCCGGCGCTCTGCGGGTCAGAGCCGTTCATCGTCATGGGGCCCGACCACATGACGCACCGCCGCACGCGAGAGGCTTTCGAAAGTGCAGGCGTGCCGTGGAACACCCGCGTCCATACGCACTTGTTCAAGAATATGCTCAGTTTCGTGCAAGAGGGGATGGGTGTCGCGATCCTTGACCCCTTCATGTTGGCGCATGACGAGAGTGGCAGCTTCGTCACCCGCCCCTTCGCGCCCGCAATTCACATGGACATGATGGTCATCACCTCGGCAACGCGCCCGCTGTCGGCGTTAGCACGCGATTTCCTCGCACTGCTGTTGGACGAGATCGGCCGGGTCATCCCATCCAGCGACGCACCGGGGCGGCTGCTTCCTCCAGCGGCTGCGCGATGA